Genomic DNA from Rhodoferax mekongensis:
GGCCTCTCGGTCCAGTTGGCGAACTGACGCCATCACGCACACCGCCATGCTGACCGCAGACACCCGACAGGAATTCGCTCCTCCCCATACACCGGGGATGTTGCGTGCGTTGGTGCTGGCATTGCTGGCCCATGCGGCCTTGGTAGGAGTACTGGCCATCGGCGTGGCTTGGAAGCGGGAGCTCCCCCCTGCCACTGTTGAAGCTGAATTGTGGTCCGCCATTCCCCAGGAGGCCGCGCCTCCGCCGTTGGAAGAAACACCACCCGAACCTGAAACTGCGCCTCAGCCCGAAGTCAAACCCTTGCCTGAGCCGCCCGCACCGCCACCACCCGTGGTCAAGCAAGCAGTGCCTGAGGCCCCGAGCAAAGCCGACATCGCTTTAGCCAAGGAAAAAGAGCGCCTGCTCGAAGAGCAAAAAGCCAAGGAGCTGCAGGCCAAGCAGGAACTGGAGCGCAAGGCACTGGAAAAGCGCAAGCTGGAACAGGCCGCCAAAGACAAGCTCGACAAAGAGCGCGCCGCGCAGGCCAAGCTGAAGGAACAGCAGGAAAAAGACAAACTCGCCAAGGACAAAGCCGCGCGCGAAGCCAAAGAGAAGGCGGACAGGGCCGAGAAGGCCAGGAAGGCGGAAGCTGCGGACAAAGCCAAAGCGGCCGAAGCCGCCAAGCAAA
This window encodes:
- the tolA gene encoding cell envelope integrity protein TolA, with product MLTADTRQEFAPPHTPGMLRALVLALLAHAALVGVLAIGVAWKRELPPATVEAELWSAIPQEAAPPPLEETPPEPETAPQPEVKPLPEPPAPPPPVVKQAVPEAPSKADIALAKEKERLLEEQKAKELQAKQELERKALEKRKLEQAAKDKLDKERAAQAKLKEQQEKDKLAKDKAAREAKEKADRAEKARKAEAADKAKAAEAAKQKAEKAAKEEAKRAELERQQQLNRLAGLAVAAGSGSASSSGTAAKSSGPGANYSGRIQAAVKPNITFTDTIVGNPKTEIEVTLASNGEILSKRITKRSGNKAWDDAAENAIDKTRKLPLDDGKVWSPMIIVISPQTLVGQ